In the Candidatus Fusobacterium pullicola genome, AAACATTATTTGAATCATTTTACCCATATTTCCAACTTCTACCTTTGTTTGCTCTACAACAACTCCAGAAGTTTTTAACATAAGCTCATCTATCTTAGTTTTTCTATCATTTACTTTTCCATCATCTTTTACAACTTTACATAGAAAATCTGCTAAATATCCTATAAATGGAGTAAACATAATAACATTTACAACATTAAATGTTGTATGAGCTGTTGCAATTGCCATTGTCATATTAGCTTCTGGATTACTGAATAAAGCTAAAAATCTTAAATAAAATGGAAATACCGCTGTTACCCAAATAACTCCAAAAGTATTGATAATTGTATGAGCATATGCTGCTCTTTTTGCATTTACATTTGCTTTTAATGTAGCTAAGATAGCAGTTATAGTAGTACCTACATTTTCTCCTAAAACTAAAGCTACTGCTGTTTCATAAGTAATTAATCCTTGTACAGCTAAAGTTATTGTTATTCCTAACGTTGCTGAAGATGATTGAACTATAGCTGTTACCATAGCACCTACTAAAGCAGCCTTTAAAACACCAAAATATGTATCAGCTGAAAACATATGGAATAATCTTACAAATTCTGGCATACTTCTTACAGGCTTAAGTCCACTGCTCATCAACTCTAGTCCTAAGAATATCATTCCTAATCCCATTATCGTTAAAGCTCTAGTTTTAGCCTTATCTCCCTTTAAGAACATATGAGCTATTGCAGCAGCTCCTACAATTGGCAATCCATATTTTCCAATATTAAGAACCAATATCCATCCAGTAATAGTTGTTCCAATATTTGCTCCAAATATTACTCCCAATGCTTGTTTCAATGTAAGTAACGATGCGTTGACAAATCCAATCGTCATTACAGTACTTACAGATGATGATTGTACAAGCATTGTAACAAACATCCCCATCAATATAGCTACAACTCTATTAGTAGTTAAAATAGCTAAAAATCTCTTTAACTTCTTCCCTGCTAATTTTTGCATTCCAGAAGACATGTTATCCATTCCATAAAGGAAAATTCCAAGTCCTCCAAGAACCTTAAAAATTATATCCAGATACATTTTACCTCCTAAAATAAATAAGAATTTATATAACTTTTCTCTAAAACTTCAATATTTATAACTTTTTAAGAAAAAAGCACGACATTTTATTATATTATCTTATTTAGGAAAATTCAAGTTTTTAAATATAAAAAATATTTTTTTTACTTTTTTTTACTTTTTTTGCATGTTTTTTTCTTTTTTAAAACATTTTATGATTACTAGTTATCTCTTTAATGCCTGTAAAGTTTTCTCTAAAGCTCTTAGTGTGTAATCTATTCTAAAATAACGTGCATTTTCCCCCATATGACCTATTCTTAATACTTTATCAGCTAGATATCCATATGATTTTCCTAACATTACTTCATGATGCTCTAGCATATAATTATATACCTCCTCAATGCTGTATCCTTCAGGAATGTAAAATGCAGTCACTGTAGGAGAATATCCACCTTTTAAATATAATTCTAATCCTAAGTCCATTAATTTTATTCTTGTGTACTCTGCTGCTGTATAATGTCTTTCTCTTACCTTATCAAGCCCCTCTTCAAACATATTGTCTATAGCTACTCCTAAAGCAACTATTGCAGACATTGGCATTGTATATGGAAATAATTTTTTCTCCACACAATTTTTCCATAAAGAAAGATTACAATAAAAAGATGGTATTGGAGTTTTTCTACTTTCAATAACATTCCAAGCATCATCACTTATTGTCATTATTGTAAGCCCTGTTGTAGCTGAAAAGACTTTTTGTGAAGCTCCTAAAGCAATATCAATTCCCCACTCATCAACTTTTAACTCTGTTCCTCCTACAGATGAAACAGAGTCTACCACTGTCATTATTCCCATAGATTTTAATGTTTTACATATATCCTTAACATTATTTAAAACACCTGACGGAGTATCACAATGAACGACAGTAGCATATTTATACCCCACATCTTTATTTTGCTCTAAAAATACTCTCAACTTATCTGTATTTACTTGATTATCTAAATCACTTTCAAAAAGTGTAACTTCACCACCATAGATCTCTACTAAGTCTTTAAAACCTGCTCCATATATTCCA is a window encoding:
- a CDS encoding Na/Pi cotransporter family protein, which codes for MYLDIIFKVLGGLGIFLYGMDNMSSGMQKLAGKKLKRFLAILTTNRVVAILMGMFVTMLVQSSSVSTVMTIGFVNASLLTLKQALGVIFGANIGTTITGWILVLNIGKYGLPIVGAAAIAHMFLKGDKAKTRALTIMGLGMIFLGLELMSSGLKPVRSMPEFVRLFHMFSADTYFGVLKAALVGAMVTAIVQSSSATLGITITLAVQGLITYETAVALVLGENVGTTITAILATLKANVNAKRAAYAHTIINTFGVIWVTAVFPFYLRFLALFSNPEANMTMAIATAHTTFNVVNVIMFTPFIGYLADFLCKVVKDDGKVNDRKTKIDELMLKTSGVVVEQTKVEVGNMGKMIQIMFDEVRNMYSNSKNLTDDKIKDLRKIEDDLDLYQKEITDANFVILNNKDINNSLRRDIRNNLIVSDEYETISDYLLRIANGLKKLHDNAVFLTENEIEVVMSLHEKTNDFFKHIDRGYQEKNPILIKECVVDAKEVTSLYKSAKKNYMDHGIKEAATTMTTTNFMDIINFYRRVGDHLTNIIEGYTDK
- a CDS encoding alanine--glyoxylate aminotransferase family protein, whose product is MKRANYLMMTPGPTMARENVLHARGNYYGNSDFDPKFFEFYGQLCKKIGKIFGAKKAQTIIMAGEGMLGLDSACASLTEKGDKVLVIANGIYGAGFKDLVEIYGGEVTLFESDLDNQVNTDKLRVFLEQNKDVGYKYATVVHCDTPSGVLNNVKDICKTLKSMGIMTVVDSVSSVGGTELKVDEWGIDIALGASQKVFSATTGLTIMTISDDAWNVIESRKTPIPSFYCNLSLWKNCVEKKLFPYTMPMSAIVALGVAIDNMFEEGLDKVRERHYTAAEYTRIKLMDLGLELYLKGGYSPTVTAFYIPEGYSIEEVYNYMLEHHEVMLGKSYGYLADKVLRIGHMGENARYFRIDYTLRALEKTLQALKR